Sequence from the Amphiprion ocellaris isolate individual 3 ecotype Okinawa chromosome 1, ASM2253959v1, whole genome shotgun sequence genome:
tatttggaGATAGTGTGTATAAAACAGATTTGTCAAATATTGAACAACTCCCTGCTACCAAACTCCTATTGCTGTACAGTTAAATCATTCGTGTAAATAAGTCTATCTATATTACTGTAAATGTATTATATTACAGATATCCATacacttttttgtcactttacaTCTGTGTCCCACCACCCCTGCAACAGATGAACAGGTTTGTGTCACCATGAGCTTTTCCTGGAGGACTCACAAATACACTCTCATTCTGATATAAATCCTCCTTGAACATCCGCAAGTGATGAGTGTTTAAAAGTGTCCATTCCACAGTGAAAAAACTGTATAACTGCACAATGGGAGTATGGCTTCTACACGTCCCAAATCCTTCATTAAAAACATTGCTGGGTGGTAAAACCTCGCCTCTGAAATGATGTGGTGACTTCACTGAGCGTGAATGCCCATTCCTCACCGCAGTGGGGCGACCTGTCAGGCTTGTTTAACTGGTCTGAGACAGGACTGAGTGACACAGTGGTAAAGATCACAGCGACAATAGCGTGTGCAAAGTAGAATCAAGGCATGTACTGTAAATATTAGTCAGACCCAAAACCCCGGGAAAAGCAACGATTACAATCTGAATTTGATTATACTTTATCACACAGACAAATGGGAAAAGTTTGAAGTCGGTGCAACCTTAAATAAGACGGAGTGAACAGAGGTCGAGACCTACATGATTGTATGTAAGACTTTAGAGAATATCCCATAAAGAAAGAACGAAAACATGTGGCACTCACTGGTCAACAGAACTGACGCTAGTGAGCATCCAAACCATCAGTAAGCTGGTCGTATGTATATATATGAGGTAAGGATATGTGTATGTTCGATATCTATGTCAAATTACTTCACCGTGTAAGGGGGAGATCTACCCAAATCTGATTCAGAGCCTCCGACGTTTCCCATTTCCTGTTCTGAGCTGCGTAGGTGATGACacaggtctgtgtgtgtatagacTAGATGTATAGCAATTAGgtcttcttcttcagctcctcaaACCGCCGTGTTAAATCATCAAAGTCGATGTCATCCGAGGTGGTGGCGTTTCCGCCGAAGGACGATGTAGGGAGTGTGTCGGGGACAGAGGGGAGTTCTGGGAGAGCATTGCTGTCAAATACATGAGACGCAGGGCCCGGACCTAGAGAGTAAAATATAATTAACAATTTATGCAACAACATATATGGCAGTCTATACAACAGCTAAACGAATAACCGTGTTGAGCTCATATGAACGACAAGTTTTTAACATTATTTGAAGAACACATCTAGTAACAGCCTTTGCTTCTCTTCCTATCAAAATATACTATAGAGACCCTAAAACCAACATTGACTAGTTCCTAAGCACTGCCTCAAATATCTAATTCCTCCAGTGGTGTCACACCTGAGAGTCACAGAATTGCTTTAGGTAAGGTGGTTTGATCATGACAATCAGAAGTACCGAATTAATACCTCATACACTGTCCTGCTGCACTCAATACTCACCAAAGCAACAAGTCAGCTTCataatacagttaaaatagAGTATCCAACAAATACGCCATTTGCTTTTATCAAGTAACATCTGCTGAAAACCACAGTGTCTACACGTTTTAATAAAATTACATATTAGTGACATGATAATAAAGACCTTGGGTGGAATACTTGGGCTTGCCGGAGACAATGCGGTAAAGAAAACCTTTGCCAGACTAATAAACAGATTGTTGGTTTCAGTCTTGTATTTGAATTGGTtggtgataaaaaaaacaaaatataaaatatcatcTGTCGTATCCTTTAAAACTTGGTGACTGGTGGTAAGAACTCACCTACGGCCTGGGAAGGAACAGAGGGTTTGTCAGTTAGGTCATCAATCTGAAACACAGTACATGTGTTAGTCATCATGTCATCCTAATACTGAAAACTAATTATATTTGTTAGTACTGAGAAAAAATTAACAATTGCATTCAAGGATGCAGAAGTAAAACCcaactgtgaaaaaagaaaaaaagaaatggcagGGAATTTTTGAGAAACCATCACCTTTAGTGTGTGACAAAAAACTGATGTTAGGAATTAACTAGCCTCAACTGTCTTAGCAATGGATGTCACCCTTTCGTGTCTTCATTTCGGCCCTGCTCAGAGGGTTAGTAGGTTAAAATACTGCACTTCATGCTCCCTACATCCATGCGGATGAAGCAGATTTTGGGCCTACTCTTAGAAATAGTGTAAAAGTGTGGAGGACAGGCAAAACTGGAAGCAAGCCGAATGAACTGCTCTTCCCTGAGTGGTTCCCTGCcctgtccgtctgtccatctgtgGGAACAGGAAGGGGGCATTGATGGGTGGGGTTCAGTCACTTACGGACTCATACGTGGGGGGAGAAGTGGGCAGCTGAGGGGGCTGCCCTCCTCCCATGGGGTGCGGGAAGTTGTTGTAGGTTCCAACGGGAGCATTAAACGGTTcctggaggaaaacaaacagtgtGAAGCAGGTGGCTTACTGCAAATCCCaaattttcatcttttattcATACAAAAGTCAGAATGACAAAATACAGGTATTTTCAGACCATACACCATGTTTAAGTGCAATAATCACTGCATTTTTCTCTTAATAGCATTGCCACACAGTCATACCATCACAATAACCATCTTCAGCAACAAACAAGAAAGACTTTAAGtagttaaaaaacagaaattactgAGGTTAATCCACAGACTTCTCTGTGGGCAAGCAAAAGCTAAGGAGTGCTCACAGTGATATCTGACTGTTCTGATTGCCACAGAGATTGTTCATGACAGAAACATGTTGTTGCcgagtttctttatttttagatagTTTCAGAACTAAAAACTAAATCCCATTCACCTCTGTACAGTGCAATGCTAAGGCAAATCTTAACAGCAGATATAAATATTAAGTGAGATTAAGTGAGAattttttgcatcactttaaTGGACAAAAATCTAATAACTTGTTTAAAGAGACATTATTGTAATATAAACATGTTCTATGTCACTAAACTACTGAGCATTGTAAACTGTCCTGCGGATTTAGTAAAGATGACAACAATATCATACGTCTATAGATGTCAATATGACGACTTACAGCTCCTTTGGGAGGTGGATAGTTGAAGGCTGTTGGCATAGGCATGGGCATAGGCATGGGCATGGGCATGGCCATGGGCATAGGcatagcagcagcaggagcagtgaaacctccaccacctcctcctccgccgCCTCCAGACTTCCTGTCAGTGTCCACATCAATCAGATCTGCCTCTTCTCCTTGACATACCTCAGGCTGCCCGGAGACAAGTGTGAATGATGAGTGGGTAAACGCACAGAAAGCACAACTGCATCCTTCATACTGAGCAATGAGATTCTTTAACTCTTACCCGGACCATGGCGTCAGGTTCATACGGTACATTATAGTTCTTAGCGATCTCTATCAGGTAGCGCTCTACCAAGATCTTGGGAGGTGCCTCCACACTCAATTTGTGCATCAGCTGTAAACATATCAGATATCTGATCAGATGCTGCAACAGGTTAGCCGGCGAAAGGTTCACGCATTCTTAAACAGACGTGCAGGCAGTCACTGGAAAAGATTTCTTACCCTATCGTTGACTGTGCCAATCTGGTTTGTCCTGCACAGCTTGCCGTACTCCTTGCTATATTTTGCACAAAGCTGTTCAGATACCTGAAAGGAGATTTTAGAGACAAGACTGTCAAGACTAGAATAAATGGACAGAACTAGTTCAATAATGTTGGCAATGCGACTAGCATTATGTTAGGCAGACTTACAATTTTTAGTTCAGAAACCTCTGATTGGAGACGAGGCGCTGCCCAGATGAGGGTGGACACTGCCTCCTGTAGGCCGGGATCCAGCTCTCTAATAGGTGAAACAGAGACAGTGTTAACATAAAGAATGAATTACACACATTATTGCCATGCAACAGTATGTTCAGTACTTCTATACTCACTTCATAGACTGAATAAGGCCAAAGCGAGCCAGCAGGAGGTCGCAGTAAAGCTCCAGGATTTCCATGGCTTCTACCAGATAGTCCTCTCTGATAATGTGCTCCACACGAATTCGTGCCCGCTCATCTTTTCCTGATGACAGATAATCAGCAATCTCCTTCCTTGCCTTTTGAGCAAGCTcagcttcattttaaaattcgGGAACAGGAGTGGAGGAAAAGTAAAGCATCATTAATGGGaagaacagaaaaactaaactgCTTTGCAAACAAGACTGTTTTCAATGTGTGAGAGTAGAACACTGTGTTTCATTCAGCCAGTactcacttttctttttctcaagcAGCTTGAGTCGGTTGATGACAAGCCGGAGGTTGACCCTTAGCCTCTCTGGTTTGAACCCTCCTCCAAGCATCATTTTGGGCTGTCTGTGGATAGGGGAGTTGAAATGAGCAGAATCCAGACCTAATCATACACCCGAACTCAACCTATAGAGTCCATCCAACCCTCACCCCCACCTCGGAACCAATGACTCATTCAATCATGTGAGCTTGGCCAACCCatcccagcagaatgactccGCAGATTTACccccaaacaaaaacaacacatgtgTAAACAAGGCGACTATAAAACATTAAGTTAGCTTGCTAACGAAAACTACGTAGCAACGACTAACAGCTCAGAACAAGTAGCTTTAGCCTGTCGTGACGGATAGCTAACAAGAGGCAGACACGGCGCTCTGAACATTGCCGACTTATATTTTAAACTCTTTGCTTTTCATCTATTTAATTCGCCACAGTATTATACTTAAACACGTTTAGAACAACAAACCCGCGTCTGTGTTGCCAAACCTGACTGATAGCTAGCCTTTGTTAGCAGTCTCCTGTCACTGTTTGCGCTAGCTACCTAGCTCTGGCTTAACGCTGGCAAAACATTAACAAACTGATACAACACACTCGAATAATCCGGATAATTGAGTTATTTGAAAGCAACAGACGGCGAAGAACGCGAGAGACTCACCTGTATGTGTGAGTCGAGCCTACACGCCAACTTATTTGGGTTTCTGTCTGTTTCGTCGCCTGGTTCACTTCCGTAATGATCTTCCGTGACGTCGTTGGGAAATTACCTCCAGGGGGCGGGGTCTCTGAGTCACCGGGGTGTCAATCACAGGTGGAGGTATTTTTAAGCAAACTATTTATAACTAGTATTTAATTAGTAACTAGTAATGTAGTGCGTACTTTTACTGTATGATATCCTAGATAAAGATTCTGTACTGTCTATTGCACATTGCAAAATCTGTTTCCATGATCTCATTATCCAGCCTTGAAAACATTTTACGAGCCAGTGAAAATTCTAGAGATTAAATAATTTACAGTGTACCATTTACGGTTACCATTTTACAATGGATGAGAcagagatgacattaaatgttgtcacaaatcacaaatgtaacattttttttttgtttgacttttgggGTGTGACAGCGAGCATTTTGTCACCCTTGATGTTCTgtgttttgcataatttcctTTAGAAAAGGGCTTCAATCGAGCAGCCTAATTCACACACTTGTGTTTCATCTTCAGATTCTAGGatagtttgttttgttctccATCGGAAGATGGCACTGCTACATAAGCACCaacattttatattataaaCGCTGAGATGTAATAAAGACCACATACATTAAAGTGACAAATTGATGGAAAATCCTTAACTTTTGACCCCGACAGTGATGGGATACAGTGGCTCCGGAACACTGTGGGGGGACTTTGCTGAAGAGGTGTCCGAAAGCTTAATAAAAACATATTGTGGGTTTTCCTTTAATATGtcacatgtttgtgtttttgagatggAGATTGATGGGTTCAACCTTCCATCATCTTCACCCTCGCGGTTCCAGCAGAGTTGCTGAGGTAAAATAGGGTTGACTCACTCTTCATTTCACCAGTACCAATATATGTGTATCATTTTTTGTGAAGAGGATAAAAGATTCCACTCATGCTATAAGTTTTAAtgacacttctttttttttttaacaagaactTTCATATTAATATATTGTAGTTTTCTCATAAAAAGGAATCTGTACAATAAAAAAGTTGATCATCcacaacaaaacatcacagttaTAACTTTAGTTTACTGACAGAAAGctctttgcttttcttcttctttgaagACGGGTCCTTTGTACTTTTGATCTGACTTTTCACCTGGTCCTGCAGCTGAGAGAAGAAGGCTTGAGAGGAGCGCAGAGCCTTGTCCTTTCCCTCATCCTGAAACCAAAAAACACAGGGTTAGAAATTGAGTTTTTACATTTATGTATAGTTTTAAAAGACTGAGAGAGATTTAGAGCAGatgcatttcactgcatttaaatgtacAACAGTACCTTCTATGTCAATAAACTTGAAATTGGAACATACACAGTATTACATAAGAGTTACTGTAATGTTTGTTTTGGCATTAAATGTGTGGCATGTCCTGGTCTCAAAAGCAGAGGCTGAGAAATCTGTTTGACAGCTTAAAATAGATGACCCAGTTTGTGAAGGCAAAATGCAGCAAACATCAGCTGATCCAAGACGCAGCTTCGGTTCAACTGGCTGCTTGAACTCACGCATGTTGTTTGATAAATTTAGGCATTTTGTTGATTCTGTAGTCAAACTCTAACAGTTGgatcaataaaaaaattatttaaagtccAGGTGCATGTCTGTGACATATGGCAaatgcaaagtaaaaaaaaaagtaagtaaGTAATGTAACATAAATTCTTATACAAAATAAAGTATCAATACCACAATGAAATTATGCTCCACTACAAATAACAGCATTGGCATTGTATCCACAATCTTGTTTAAATTACAGGACAAAAGTATCACTAGTATTAAAGGTAAATGGCTGCTGTTAGTGA
This genomic interval carries:
- the ist1 gene encoding IST1 homolog, with protein sequence MMLGGGFKPERLRVNLRLVINRLKLLEKKKTELAQKARKEIADYLSSGKDERARIRVEHIIREDYLVEAMEILELYCDLLLARFGLIQSMKELDPGLQEAVSTLIWAAPRLQSEVSELKIVSEQLCAKYSKEYGKLCRTNQIGTVNDRLMHKLSVEAPPKILVERYLIEIAKNYNVPYEPDAMVRPEVCQGEEADLIDVDTDRKSGGGGGGGGGGFTAPAAAMPMPMAMPMPMPMPMPMPTAFNYPPPKGAEPFNAPVGTYNNFPHPMGGGQPPQLPTSPPTYESIDDLTDKPSVPSQAVGPGPASHVFDSNALPELPSVPDTLPTSSFGGNATTSDDIDFDDLTRRFEELKKKT